Proteins encoded by one window of Cloeon dipterum chromosome 4, ieCloDipt1.1, whole genome shotgun sequence:
- the LOC135944146 gene encoding chondroadherin, producing the protein MWALLVLLLVEVQGLVPNCPEECLCLSQSQILCNTGGLTEIPKDLPTTVQHLSLTKNNFPVIRTDAFNGLKGLTRLHLDGNNISVIKPFAFRGLPRLKEISIQHTPLRLVAQFAFAGLQNVSHIFLGHNQIEKVEGYAFAGTSNVRLLLLNNNPLKRVEASAFSGLTHVEHIILPSGVKVIEPDAFNGLDTVGLLKMAFMDLQAMQSHTFRNLIRVHVLTIQESDLGVIKEGAFDGLSLVTNLNIINNKIDAIRGLVIKPASKVRTLRFHGNHLLETPTLTGLVIDGVEHLSVINNHFPCDCHLHTLLASSLANTSDFKRRNFCISPLEVNGRTIESLDLDTIGRCSNEMTRDTLEGTLGSRGTNSTRLCGQLFLLLVIRLLMF; encoded by the exons ATCCTCTGCAACACTGGGGGTCTGACTGAAATACCGAAGGACCTTCCCACGACCGTGCAGCACCTGTCGCTGACCAAGAACAACTTTCCCGTGATCAGGACGGACGCGTTCAACGGCCTCAAGGGACTGACGAGGCTGCACCTGGACGGCAACAACATTTCCGTCATAAAACCGTTCGCATTCCGTGGCCTGCCGCGCCTCAAGGAGATCTCCATCCAGCACACGCCGCTCAGGTTGGTCGCGCAGTTCGCGTTTGCCGGCCTGCAGAACGTGTCGCACATCTTCCTCGGCCACAACCAGATTGAGAAGGTCGAGGGATACGCGTTCGCAGGCACGTCCAACGTCCGCCTGCTGCTCCTCAACAATAACCCGCTCAAAAGGGTCGAAGCCTCGGCTTTCTCCGGTCTCACCCACGTCGAGCACATCATACTTCCGTCGG GTGTGAAAGTGATAGAACCCGATGCATTCAACGGGCTGGACACCGTGGGCCTCTTAAAGATGGCCTTCATGGACCTGCAAGCCATGCAGAGTCACACCTTTCGGAACTTGATCAGGGTCCACGTCCTCACAATACAG GAGTCCGACCTTGGCGTGATCAAGGAAGGGGCGTTCGACGGGCTGTCGCTGGTGACCAACCTGAACATCATCAACAACAAAATCGACGCGATCCGGGGCCTGGTGATTAAACCTGCGAGCAAGGTGCGCACGCTGCGCTTCCACGGCAACCACCTGCTGGAGACGCCGACCCTGACGGGCCTGGTGATCGACGGCGTGGAGCACCTGAGCGTCATCAACAATCACTTCCCGTGCGACTGCCACCTGCACACGCTGCTGGCCAGCTCGCTGGCCAACACGTCCGACTTCAAGCGGAGGAACTTCTGCATTTCGCCGCTCGAGGTCAACGGCCGCACTATCGAGTCGCTCGACCTGGACACGATCGGCCGCTGCTCGAACGAGATGACCAGGGACACCCTGGAAGGCACACTCGGCTCCCGAGGAACCAACTCCACACGACTATGTGGACAACTGTTTCTGCTACTTGTGATACGCCTGTTGATGTTTTAG